Proteins encoded within one genomic window of Methanosarcina barkeri str. Wiesmoor:
- a CDS encoding molybdenum cofactor guanylyltransferase, with protein MGGKTDLKESETGKTKLIRAEIKEAEPEIKQTKFRSAVVLAGGRGRRMGTVEKALLKFEGKTILERLLESLFRVVDEVIISFRDKNQEEKFRPVLEKFSAREIRLCFDTLEDAGPLEGIRVGLLESRGEYSFVCAGDMPFVNSNVVDLLFEKAIGHDAALPKREDEKFEPLHAVYSKKMIPEIEKVFKNGRRSVLTPVFEMKDVVFVEVSEIREIDPELRSFANINTVEDLENMVESEMRKEIL; from the coding sequence ATGGGCGGAAAAACAGATCTTAAAGAATCAGAAACAGGGAAAACAAAATTAATAAGAGCTGAAATTAAAGAAGCGGAGCCAGAAATAAAACAAACGAAATTCAGAAGTGCCGTCGTGCTGGCAGGCGGCAGGGGCAGGCGGATGGGTACGGTCGAAAAAGCCCTTCTCAAATTTGAAGGAAAAACAATTCTTGAGCGCCTTCTAGAAAGCCTTTTCCGGGTTGTAGATGAGGTTATTATCTCGTTCCGGGATAAAAACCAGGAAGAAAAGTTCAGACCTGTGCTTGAAAAATTTTCTGCCCGTGAGATCCGTTTATGTTTTGATACTCTGGAAGACGCCGGCCCCCTTGAAGGTATCCGGGTGGGACTGCTCGAATCCAGAGGAGAATATTCTTTTGTCTGTGCAGGGGATATGCCTTTTGTAAATTCTAATGTTGTAGACCTGCTTTTTGAGAAGGCTATTGGACATGATGCTGCCCTTCCAAAAAGGGAAGATGAAAAATTTGAGCCTCTGCATGCAGTTTATTCTAAAAAAATGATTCCTGAAATTGAAAAAGTCTTTAAGAATGGAAGACGATCCGTGCTTACGCCGGTTTTTGAAATGAAGGATGTTGTTTTTGTTGAGGTTTCGGAAATTCGGGAAATTGATCCTGAATTGAGGAGTTTTGCTAACATAAATACGGTTGAAGATCTTGAGAATATGGTTGAGTCTGAGATGAGAAAGGAGATTTTGTAA
- a CDS encoding molybdopterin synthase has product MKVISVVGYKESDKTSVVSSLVRNLSGFGTVGTIKHMGEQRFNSAETDVGRHFDAGADTVIGITGTEATGTELISFSRDLDLEDALDVLCDQGLDFAVVEGFKESNLPKIVIGDLQGVSNVVFRLPAEIDMHEELTASLVGIALAQPDRYTLEALIKKVRKNPAIRKAGAIGTFAGIVRELAGNERTSKLEFEKYEPEASKTLDQIREELKQKEGIFEVLIHHKTGVIKAGEDIVYIVVTAAHRGELFSALSEAIERIKAEAPIWKKEFTEKEEFWVHDREHHEN; this is encoded by the coding sequence ATGAAAGTCATTTCAGTTGTCGGGTATAAAGAATCGGATAAAACATCCGTAGTTTCATCCCTTGTCCGGAATCTTTCCGGGTTCGGAACTGTGGGCACAATAAAACACATGGGTGAGCAGCGCTTCAATTCCGCAGAGACCGATGTAGGCAGGCACTTTGATGCCGGGGCTGACACAGTAATAGGAATAACAGGCACAGAAGCAACAGGTACTGAACTTATCAGTTTTTCCAGAGATCTGGACCTTGAGGACGCACTTGACGTGCTTTGCGACCAGGGGCTTGATTTTGCCGTGGTAGAGGGGTTTAAGGAAAGCAATCTTCCGAAAATTGTAATTGGTGATCTTCAGGGCGTTTCCAATGTCGTTTTCAGGCTGCCGGCAGAAATCGATATGCACGAAGAACTTACAGCCTCGCTTGTAGGGATAGCCCTTGCACAGCCTGACCGGTACACTCTGGAAGCCCTTATAAAGAAAGTCAGAAAAAACCCTGCAATCAGAAAAGCAGGCGCAATCGGCACCTTTGCCGGCATTGTCCGCGAGCTGGCCGGAAACGAGAGAACTTCAAAGCTCGAATTCGAGAAATACGAACCAGAAGCTTCAAAAACCCTTGACCAGATCCGGGAAGAACTAAAACAAAAAGAAGGAATCTTTGAAGTCCTGATCCACCATAAAACAGGCGTTATCAAAGCCGGAGAAGACATAGTATACATTGTTGTCACAGCCGCCCACAGGGGAGAGCTTTTTTCTGCCCTCAGCGAAGCCATAGAACGCATAAAAGCCGAAGCTCCTATCTGGAAGAAGGAATTCACAGAAAAAGAGGAATTCTGGGTTCACGATAGAGAACATCACGAAAATTAA
- the radC gene encoding DNA repair protein RadC — MEISKVRIQDIPEEERPRERLIRNGPESLSNSELLGVILRTGSNKENVVSLSSRIFSEYSIKQLSLANVSRLMKVHGVGKAKAAQIAAVFELARRLETFVEEPKRKVCSPKDVYTLMYPKMREQKKEKFITLCLDTKNQILKEEVVSIGSLNASIVHPREVFKSALMESSASVIMIHNHPSGDPSPSREDIMVTEKMVEGGKLLGIDVLDHIIIGEGRYVSLKDEGFVR; from the coding sequence ATGGAAATAAGTAAGGTCAGAATTCAGGATATCCCTGAAGAGGAACGCCCAAGGGAAAGGCTTATTCGAAACGGGCCGGAATCGCTTTCGAACTCAGAACTGCTTGGAGTTATCCTGAGGACAGGATCAAATAAAGAGAATGTTGTCAGCCTGTCCAGTCGAATATTCTCAGAATACAGCATCAAGCAGCTCAGTCTTGCAAATGTTTCAAGGCTTATGAAGGTTCATGGGGTAGGAAAGGCAAAAGCTGCCCAGATAGCTGCAGTTTTCGAACTTGCTCGCCGTCTTGAGACTTTTGTTGAAGAGCCCAAAAGAAAAGTCTGCTCACCAAAGGATGTATATACACTTATGTATCCTAAAATGCGAGAACAAAAAAAAGAAAAATTTATAACACTTTGCCTTGATACAAAAAACCAAATCCTGAAAGAAGAAGTCGTATCTATTGGCAGCTTGAATGCGAGCATTGTTCATCCTCGTGAGGTATTCAAGTCTGCCCTTATGGAATCATCAGCATCAGTAATCATGATCCATAATCATCCTTCAGGGGATCCAAGCCCTAGCCGAGAAGACATAATGGTCACTGAGAAAATGGTAGAAGGAGGAAAACTCCTTGGAATTGATGTGCTTGACCATATTATTATCGGGGAAGGCAGGTACGTGAGCCTCAAAGATGAAGGTTTTGTAAGATAG
- a CDS encoding flavodoxin family protein — protein MKVIGINGSSRKDGNTAILIQTVFEELTKEGIETELIQLSGKNIEGCKACWACHKNRNKQCVITDDFFNECFAKMLVSDGIILGSPVYSAGVTSQMKALIDRASMVLAGNRGLFKHKVGASVVAARRGGAISAFGTLNNFLHSKEMFLVGSSYWNMAYGNAIGEVEQDQEGIDNMKNLGQNMAWILKKIHNS, from the coding sequence ATGAAAGTTATAGGCATTAACGGAAGCTCACGAAAAGACGGCAACACTGCAATCTTGATTCAAACCGTATTTGAGGAATTGACAAAAGAGGGCATTGAAACCGAACTTATTCAACTATCTGGAAAAAACATAGAAGGATGCAAAGCTTGTTGGGCTTGCCATAAAAACAGAAATAAACAATGTGTCATTACGGACGATTTTTTTAATGAGTGTTTTGCAAAAATGCTTGTTTCAGACGGAATTATTCTAGGCTCGCCGGTATATTCAGCTGGTGTGACCTCTCAAATGAAGGCCTTAATTGACAGAGCGAGTATGGTACTTGCAGGAAATCGAGGACTTTTCAAGCATAAAGTAGGAGCCTCAGTTGTAGCTGCTCGCCGAGGCGGTGCTATAAGTGCCTTTGGTACCCTGAACAATTTTCTACATAGCAAAGAAATGTTTCTGGTAGGGTCAAGTTACTGGAATATGGCTTATGGGAATGCAATCGGAGAGGTCGAACAGGATCAAGAAGGCATTGATAATATGAAAAACCTTGGCCAAAATATGGCATGGATATTGAAAAAAATTCATAATAGTTGA
- the mmp11 gene encoding methanogenesis marker protein 11, whose translation MPYRGIYAICDAANEYAEIIEHSNCYSGACWSRYHYAKAPLALKVRSTGNMIRYFMKTGTSNLELKPSIAAAGIESVVVKGDEVEITYAGLGGGGVGATRCRAFADGILRYKISESGGEKCAKGTIAVPRRDRVLIGIDDTDSKDVGATWTLTHNIAKKLDCHEAVYLSHSLVQLFPVPEKTQNCMSTVLEFGCVNEKAKSRLVDTFKKALKKYTVSPQTGLVVLSDFYAKGLYKYSNRCRTERILKAEALQCARENGVEVLLDGNGVIGALASLPWFGRPDESIIPGTAIKPLDIEGFKNNV comes from the coding sequence GTGCCTTATAGAGGCATTTATGCTATCTGTGACGCAGCAAATGAGTATGCAGAGATAATTGAGCACTCCAATTGTTATAGTGGGGCCTGTTGGTCCCGTTACCATTATGCAAAAGCGCCCCTTGCCTTGAAAGTCCGTTCGACTGGAAATATGATCCGTTATTTCATGAAAACCGGAACCTCAAACCTGGAACTCAAACCTTCCATCGCGGCCGCAGGCATCGAATCAGTGGTCGTGAAGGGGGATGAAGTGGAGATCACCTATGCCGGGTTAGGGGGCGGAGGTGTTGGCGCAACCCGTTGCAGGGCATTTGCAGACGGAATTCTTCGTTATAAGATCTCAGAATCAGGAGGCGAAAAATGCGCAAAAGGGACGATTGCAGTTCCGCGCAGGGATCGTGTCCTCATAGGTATAGATGACACCGACTCAAAAGACGTAGGAGCCACCTGGACCCTGACCCACAACATTGCAAAAAAACTGGACTGCCATGAAGCCGTTTATCTTTCCCATTCTCTTGTCCAGCTTTTCCCTGTTCCGGAAAAAACCCAGAACTGCATGTCTACAGTTCTTGAATTCGGCTGTGTGAATGAAAAAGCGAAATCAAGGCTTGTAGATACTTTCAAAAAAGCACTTAAGAAATACACCGTTTCACCCCAAACCGGCCTGGTTGTCCTTTCGGATTTCTATGCAAAAGGATTATATAAATACAGCAACCGCTGTCGGACTGAAAGGATCTTGAAAGCCGAAGCTTTGCAGTGCGCCAGAGAAAACGGTGTGGAAGTCCTGCTTGACGGCAACGGAGTAATAGGTGCACTTGCCTCTCTCCCCTGGTTCGGAAGACCTGATGAGTCCATAATTCCAGGTACTGCGATCAAGCCTCTTGATATCGAGGGGTTTAAAAACAACGTTTAA
- a CDS encoding indolepyruvate ferredoxin oxidoreductase subunit alpha, whose product MKEKKETSEYTGFEALYLAALDSDVSFITGVPGYPVTSLMELFLRIPAEKELLNASEEKTLDSGEAADFEIMRDASKIPDYNARWLTNEKVALETALGASVSGRRALVLVKHVGMNLLSDPLITSVTHTIGAGLVIIAGDDPGAKGSQNEQDSRWYGRIAEIAIFDPASPDMAYRALRRAYELSEETRTPVILRVTAGLEKTKGKINRLQKASTPHPEFDRAIWKNRMVEKHRLFHSRTYPLLEKEAENTDLNEVRERTAKNTAENTEEGSGLGHGYLGIISSGFTSSIVEKLLKKQNEFHAEVSHPEISHLSLGLVNPLPLEKIKAFLNSNQKVLVVEESEPFIEEQIRVTGKVYGKKTGHLPYGQVRYEDLEFALEHIEEEIVKPADTTSLKAKKKNRVGICDDCAYLPLYRFLSTLDVRIAGDMGCSVRSAPEPLAAVDVSFALGSAISVACGFEKKGIAVIGDFALAHSGILGLLSAATTGCNVLVLVLQNEVAAMTGGQSVPDLRKIVEAITPDVSVFNIDASKEKTVDVTLKAIDETEKRADKTEEVTDKTEKVTDKTEKVTDKAENEIKSGKEIEKLILNPKLSELILAKLALPGLSVIFIKGKCRKYCSGVFC is encoded by the coding sequence TTGAAAGAAAAAAAAGAAACATCAGAATACACCGGGTTTGAAGCCCTTTACCTTGCAGCTCTTGACAGTGATGTCAGCTTCATAACAGGTGTCCCCGGGTATCCTGTTACCTCCCTTATGGAACTTTTTTTGAGAATACCCGCGGAAAAAGAGCTTTTAAATGCTTCAGAAGAAAAAACTCTGGATTCCGGGGAGGCAGCAGATTTTGAGATAATGCGAGATGCCTCCAAAATACCGGATTATAATGCGAGATGGCTCACAAACGAGAAAGTTGCCCTTGAAACCGCTCTAGGAGCATCAGTTTCTGGCAGAAGGGCGCTTGTGCTTGTAAAGCATGTGGGGATGAACCTGCTTTCTGACCCTCTTATAACCTCGGTCACCCACACCATAGGAGCCGGCCTTGTCATAATTGCAGGAGATGATCCAGGTGCAAAGGGCTCTCAGAATGAACAGGATTCTCGCTGGTATGGCCGGATAGCAGAGATTGCAATATTTGATCCTGCTTCACCAGATATGGCATACAGGGCACTGAGGCGGGCCTATGAGCTTTCGGAAGAGACAAGGACGCCTGTTATCCTGAGGGTCACTGCAGGCCTAGAAAAAACTAAAGGGAAAATAAACCGCCTTCAGAAGGCTTCAACTCCTCATCCTGAATTTGACCGCGCAATATGGAAAAACCGAATGGTAGAAAAACACAGGCTTTTCCATTCCAGAACCTATCCCCTGCTGGAAAAGGAAGCTGAAAACACCGACCTTAATGAGGTAAGGGAAAGGACAGCAAAAAATACAGCCGAAAATACAGAAGAAGGATCGGGTTTGGGGCATGGATATCTGGGGATCATTTCCTCAGGTTTCACGTCCTCGATCGTGGAAAAATTACTGAAAAAGCAGAACGAGTTTCATGCTGAGGTTTCTCACCCTGAAATTTCTCACCTGTCCCTTGGCCTTGTAAACCCTCTTCCCCTCGAAAAGATAAAGGCTTTTCTGAATAGCAATCAGAAGGTACTCGTTGTCGAAGAGTCCGAGCCTTTTATAGAGGAGCAGATCCGGGTTACTGGCAAGGTTTATGGAAAAAAGACAGGACATCTTCCATACGGGCAGGTCAGATATGAGGATCTTGAATTTGCCCTTGAGCATATCGAAGAAGAAATTGTAAAACCTGCAGATACTACTTCTCTCAAAGCCAAAAAGAAAAACAGGGTTGGAATCTGCGACGACTGCGCGTACCTTCCCCTTTACCGCTTTCTCAGCACGCTTGACGTGCGGATTGCCGGCGATATGGGCTGTTCTGTCCGGAGTGCACCCGAGCCTCTTGCGGCGGTCGATGTTAGTTTTGCGCTTGGCTCGGCAATCTCGGTTGCATGTGGCTTTGAGAAAAAAGGCATAGCTGTTATAGGAGACTTTGCTCTGGCACATTCTGGCATTCTCGGGCTCCTTAGTGCCGCGACTACAGGCTGCAATGTGCTTGTGCTTGTACTCCAGAATGAGGTTGCAGCGATGACCGGCGGGCAGTCCGTTCCCGATCTCAGGAAAATAGTTGAGGCAATAACCCCTGATGTTTCTGTCTTCAATATCGACGCCAGTAAAGAGAAAACAGTGGATGTAACTCTGAAAGCGATAGACGAAACGGAGAAACGGGCGGATAAAACAGAAGAAGTAACGGATAAAACAGAAAAAGTGACGGATAAAACAGAAAAAGTGACGGATAAAGCTGAGAATGAGATTAAATCAGGGAAAGAAATCGAAAAACTGATCTTGAATCCTAAACTTTCGGAACTGATCCTGGCAAAACTTGCGCTTCCCGGGCTTTCTGTAATATTTATAAAAGGGAAGTGCAGGAAGTATTGTTCTGGAGTATTTTGTTAA
- a CDS encoding YggS family pyridoxal phosphate-dependent enzyme codes for MIEDNVNELLKVLPPDVTLVAAVKYASKIQIDEAIKVGVTDIGFNHYQQMKDLAPYYPPEIKTHFIGTLQLNKAKKVVNLNPYLIESVDSYELAEKINNAAKENKRIQKILIQVKTDEKKHTGLEPGDLLKLLDQISTLEYLSFEGLMTIPPKNEDPEDSRKYFKELKDLKDKAEKHLKKHLQYLSMGMTDDYQIAIEEGASIVRIGRKIFKVV; via the coding sequence ATGATCGAAGACAATGTAAACGAACTTTTAAAAGTGCTACCCCCTGATGTAACACTTGTCGCCGCAGTAAAATACGCGTCAAAAATACAAATAGACGAAGCCATAAAAGTAGGTGTTACAGACATCGGCTTCAACCATTATCAACAGATGAAAGATTTGGCCCCATATTATCCACCTGAGATAAAAACCCACTTCATCGGCACACTTCAGTTAAACAAGGCAAAAAAAGTAGTAAACCTAAATCCCTACTTGATAGAAAGTGTTGATTCATACGAACTTGCCGAAAAGATAAATAATGCAGCAAAAGAAAATAAAAGAATTCAGAAAATCCTCATACAAGTGAAGACCGACGAAAAAAAACACACCGGATTAGAGCCCGGTGACCTCTTAAAGCTTCTAGACCAAATCTCAACCCTCGAATACTTAAGTTTTGAAGGCCTGATGACAATCCCGCCAAAAAACGAAGACCCTGAAGATTCAAGAAAATATTTCAAAGAATTAAAAGACTTAAAAGACAAAGCAGAGAAGCACTTAAAAAAACATCTTCAGTATCTCTCAATGGGAATGACAGACGATTATCAAATAGCAATAGAAGAAGGTGCAAGCATCGTCCGCATCGGCAGAAAAATTTTCAAAGTAGTATGA
- a CDS encoding CDGSH iron-sulfur domain-containing protein, whose translation MAVNEKEMRIKIIKDGPYRVTGGVPLLEQVIVTDDAGHTRELIDIKEYPQRKSYILCRCGSSENKPFCDGTHRKIGFDGSETASRKPYLEKAETFEGPDLKLTDAYELCDHSRFCQRSGGIRNLMQKSDDPEARQTAIEEAMICPSGRLVLWDKKTGKPFEKEFEPSIVLVHDKQKSCEGPLWVRGGISIESADGSLYESQNRVTLCRCGKSENKPYCDGSHWMNSQQKLEFRKKWGLE comes from the coding sequence ATGGCAGTCAACGAGAAAGAAATGAGAATTAAGATAATCAAAGATGGACCGTATCGGGTTACAGGTGGAGTGCCGCTTTTAGAACAGGTAATTGTTACCGATGACGCCGGCCACACAAGAGAATTAATTGATATAAAGGAATACCCTCAGCGGAAATCCTATATTTTATGCCGCTGTGGCTCATCCGAAAACAAGCCCTTCTGTGATGGGACCCACCGCAAAATCGGTTTTGACGGTAGCGAAACAGCCAGCAGAAAGCCTTACCTGGAAAAAGCGGAAACTTTTGAAGGTCCTGATCTAAAACTCACCGATGCCTACGAGCTCTGCGATCATTCCCGTTTCTGCCAGCGGTCTGGCGGAATAAGGAATCTCATGCAAAAATCAGACGACCCAGAAGCCAGACAAACCGCCATAGAGGAAGCCATGATATGCCCGTCGGGACGACTGGTCCTGTGGGACAAGAAGACAGGCAAACCCTTTGAAAAAGAATTTGAACCATCTATTGTACTGGTTCACGACAAACAAAAAAGTTGTGAAGGCCCCCTTTGGGTTCGAGGTGGTATCTCCATTGAATCTGCCGATGGCAGCCTGTACGAATCTCAGAACAGAGTAACCCTCTGCCGCTGCGGGAAGTCGGAGAACAAGCCCTACTGTGACGGCAGTCACTGGATGAACAGCCAGCAGAAGCTCGAGTTCAGGAAGAAATGGGGCCTGGAATGA
- a CDS encoding DUF1673 family protein — translation MNVFFKSIRKLMGWCPNAGTHKSRQNANLEDCNLNALARTSRKNGDTKRMFNSKSTVIKAYILLIWLNILIIALIATKIVLYNSVKYFFRATSISIPLFFYLFLKGEPSALSIQESKKELILLSISFICLMATIFLAMMNSVPKTL, via the coding sequence ATGAATGTATTCTTTAAAAGTATAAGGAAACTGATGGGCTGGTGCCCTAATGCTGGAACACATAAAAGCAGACAAAACGCTAATCTTGAGGATTGTAACTTGAATGCTTTAGCAAGAACAAGCAGAAAAAATGGCGATACAAAGAGAATGTTTAATTCAAAATCAACGGTAATAAAGGCTTATATTTTACTAATTTGGTTGAATATTCTCATAATTGCACTAATTGCAACTAAAATAGTGTTATATAATAGTGTTAAATATTTCTTTCGGGCGACATCGATCTCAATACCTTTGTTTTTTTACTTATTTTTGAAGGGGGAACCATCCGCATTATCAATACAAGAAAGTAAAAAGGAACTCATATTACTGTCTATAAGTTTTATTTGTTTAATGGCAACAATTTTTTTGGCAATGATGAACAGTGTACCTAAAACTTTGTAA
- a CDS encoding helix-turn-helix domain-containing protein, translating into MLHYPEDLMNIPCPIEKTITLIGNKWTLLLIREFYLSNGPLRFNDLLKSLKPISSKTLSSKLKDLVLYGIIERNVENTMPIKVEYSLTEKGKDLRSVLLSMAEWSKRWHSF; encoded by the coding sequence ATGCTTCATTATCCAGAAGATTTAATGAATATCCCATGTCCAATCGAAAAAACAATCACATTGATCGGGAACAAGTGGACTCTATTATTAATAAGAGAATTTTATCTCTCAAATGGTCCTTTGCGATTCAACGATTTACTAAAGTCTCTGAAGCCAATAAGCTCCAAAACGCTGTCTTCAAAGCTCAAGGATCTTGTGCTATATGGTATTATAGAAAGAAATGTTGAGAACACAATGCCTATAAAAGTAGAATATTCCCTAACAGAAAAAGGTAAGGATCTTAGAAGTGTTTTACTTTCTATGGCTGAATGGAGTAAGAGATGGCATAGTTTCTGA